From a single Phaseolus vulgaris cultivar G19833 unplaced genomic scaffold, P. vulgaris v2.0 scaffold_77, whole genome shotgun sequence genomic region:
- the LOC137817472 gene encoding protein MAIN-LIKE 1-like: protein MVRTRGRGSSNSNRVRPTASVRRRHGGPNTSIPNEDFEDYIEQEEVEIDDEDHVARHLWDGLDRGELKVVSHGKKINKLGAPHEHIEVAIDMCGLGGLVHASYESLDRGLLCAFVERWHPETNTFHLPIGEMTITLDDVSNLLYMPIVAQFYLHQALDADAMNDLLVESLRVDRGVASEETRRCRGAHVRLNWLRDVYKDACSRR, encoded by the exons ATGGTGAGGACTAGAGGAAGAGGATCTTCTAATTCGAACCGTGTGCGACCAACTGCATCTGTGAGAAGAAGGCATGGTGGTCCTAATACTTCAATTCCAAATGAGGACTTTGAAGATTATATTGAACAAGAGGAAGTTGAAATTGATGACGAAG ATCATGTGGCCAGACATTTATGGGATGGTTTG GATCGTGGTGAGTTGAAGGTCGTTTCTCAtgggaaaaaaataaataagttaggaGCACCTCATGAGCACATAGAGGTTGCAATAGACATGTGTGGCTTAGGTGGTCTGGTTCATGCAAGTTACGAGAGTTTAGACCGAGGATTGCTTTGTGCATTTGTAGAGAGGTGGCATCCAGAGACAAACACATTTCATTTGCCTATTGGGGAGATGACCATCACTCTAGATGATGTGTCAAATTTGTTGTATATGCCCATTGTCGCCCAATTTTACCTGCACCAGGCGTTAGATGCAGATGCAATGAATGATTTGTTGGTAGAATCCCTACGTGTTGACCGTGGAGTTGCATCTGAAGAGACACGACGTTGTCGGGGAGCTCATGTGCGCCTTAATTGGTTGAGAGATGTGTACAAGGACGCATGCTCAAGGAGGTAG